The region CCATTTGCGGGGCACCCTACGTTAGGGACAGCGTTTGTGTTGCAGCAGGCAGTAATTCAGCAACCAATTGAGCAGGTGAATTTGAATTTACCAGTCGGACAAATTCCAGTCACGATCGCTGTTCAGAATGCTGAACCTGATGTCCTGTGGATGAAAACAAATCCACCAACCTTTGGTAAAACAGTAACCGCAGAGGCGATCGCCCCAGTTCTCACGCTTCTTCCCGAAGATATTGATCTGCGTTTTCCAATTCAAGAAGTTTCTACTGGTCTACCCTTTCTAATGGTGCCGCTCAAATCTCTCGACGCACTGCAACGCATCCATATCAATACGGAGCGACTGATGATGCTTGTAGAAGCTTTACAAGCCAAACAGGTGTTTGTTTTTTGCCCTGAAACGCGACACCCAGTGAATCAGTTTAGTGCCCGCATGTTTGCACCATTGTTGGGCATTCCTGAAGATCCAGCGACGGGATCTGCTAATAGCTGCTTTGCAGGTTATTTAGTGGAACACAATGTGTTGGGCAGTGAGGCGATCGCTGCGCGAGTTGAGCAGGGCTACGAAATAGATAGACCCTCACTACTAAGGTTAAAAGCAGAAAAAAAGAATGGGAAAATTGCTGTGGCAGTTGGTGGAACCGTTGTCATGGTTGCTAAAGGCGAGTTTGTCTAGCTAGTTTTCATAGGTGTTCTCAGCGTTTCCAGAGTGCGTACCAACGGAAGACCAACTTTTCCAGTTCAATCCACACAAACATCAACAGGCTCAACCCCAGACAAACCCCCAAATCTGTCATGCTCAAGAAATGAGTGCCAAAGAAATTACGGAGCGGAGGTACATAAACCAACATCAGTTGAAGAATTGTCGTTAAGATAACCGATGCCAGCACATAAGGATTAGACAGTGGATTCATTTCAATCGTGAGGCGAGTACTGGAGCGAATTGCCATAGCATGCCCCATTTGAGCCAGACACAAGGTTGTAAAAACCATGGTTTTCCAGCGATCGCGACTCAGTACCGCATTCTGAACTTGCTCCGTGTAACCATACGCCCAAACCATTAACCCAATCGCAAGAATCGCTAGAATAATCCCAATCCGAACCATGTAAAGCCCCAATCCACGGGCAAAGATACTTTCCTGAGGATCATGGGGCGGTCGTTTCATGACATTTGGATCGGCAGGTTCTACTGCCAGTGCTAGCGCTGGTAATCCATCTGTCACCAGGTTCATCCAGAGAATTTGTAAGGGGGTTAAGGGAACACCTCCCAAACCTAACAGCGGAGCACAGCCAATGGTGATGAGTTCACCAATGTTGCTTCCCAGAATGTATTTAATAAAGCGGCGAATATTGTTATAAACAACACGGCCTTCTTCGATAGCAGCAACAATCGTGGCAAAGTTGTCATCCAGGAGCACCATGTCACTGGCATCTTTACTTACATCGGTACCCGTAATGCCCATCGCAATGCCAATGTCCGCTTGCTTGAGAGCGGGTGCATCGTTCACGCCGTCACCAGTCATAGCGGCAATGTGCTTCCGACTTTGCAACGCCTGAACAATGTGTAACTTGTGTTCTGGTGCAACGCGGGCATACACGCTCACATCTTCTACCACGCTTTCCAGGTCGAGTTTCCCCATCTTTTCTAAATCGCGTCCAGTTAATACGCGATCGCCCACCTGAGCAATTCCCAAATCTTCAGCAACCGCCCGGGCTGTGAGCTGGTGGTCTCCAGTAATCATCACTGGGCGAATGCCAGCAGACCGACAGCGAGCAACCGCATCTCGCACTTCTGGTCGAGGCGCATCCAGCATCCCCACCAACCCTAACCAAACCAGCGCTTGCTCTGTTTTACCTTCTAAATCTTCAGTCGGTGCTTCATTTAATGGTCTAAAGGCAAAACCCAAGACGCGCAATCCTCGTGCTGCCATCTGGTTATTTTGCTCTAAAACTTGGCAACGCTGCTCATCCGTAATCGGCTTAATCTCCATATCAACTTGGATTTGAGTGCAGCGCTCCAAAATTAGTTCGGGTGAGCCTTTAGTAAACATCATGTAGCGAGCAGCACCATTGGAAACAACTTTGGAAGGATCCAGTGCCTCAAGAATCACGCTCATTCGCTTACGTTCGGAGGAAAAAGGAATCTCAGAGACCCGTGGGAGCTTACTCATCCACTGATCTCGTTCAAACCCCGCTTTACCTGCTAGAGATAGCAAAGCCCCTTCAGTTGGGTCGCCTAGAATTGTCCATTCACCATTCTGCTGTTGCAAAACAGCATCATTACAAACAGTGCAGGCAGTCAGCAAGGTCAACAACTCCGGATGGTCTTCCGGTGCCAGCGGAAGCGCTGAATCGGTTCGATTGTTTTCTTCGCTTAACAGATAAAATTTGCCAACCGGGTCATAGCCCTCGCCGCTAACGCGGAGCGATAAGCTGTTGGTGTTCAGGAGTTTCACTACCATCTTGTTTTGGGTAAGGGTCCCGGTTTTATCAGAACAGATGGTGGTGACTGATCCCAGAGTTTCAACAGCAGGAAGTTTTCGAATTAGGGCGTTGCGCCTTACCATGCGTTGAGTTCCGAGTGCCAGGGTCACGGTGATGACAGCAGGCAAACCTTCTGGAACGATCGCCACTGCCATACTCAGCGACACTTCTAACAAGTCTTTCCATGCGCTCCAACCCAGGTAAGCAATTCCCCCAAAGACAACCAGCGCAACCAGAATCATCGCGCCTGTTACCAGGGCTTTGCTGAGCTGATCCATTCGTTGCTGGAGTGGGGTTGGCTCTGCTTCCACTGATTGCAACATGGTGGCAATTCGCCCCAGTTCCGTTCGCATTCCGGTATTGGTCACTATGGCAGTGGCACGCCCCTGCACTACGTCGGTTCCCTGATACAACAAATTCAGGCGATTGCCTAACGGAGTATCTTCAGGCAATTCAATATTGGCATCCTTATTAACTGCGAGTGCTTCCCCAGTTAAAGCCGCTTCCCGCACCTGTAAATTAGCTTCTTCGAGAATCCGCGCATCGGCTGGCACCTGCACGCCTGCCTCAATTAGCATGATATCGCCTGGGACCAGTTCCTTTGAATCAACTTCTATGGGTCTACCATCCCGAATCACTCTCACACGGGACGTTGCCATCCGCTTGAGTGCTGCTAAATCTTTCTCTGCCTTACTCTCCTGGAAGTAGCCTAGCATTCCATTCAAAATCACGATGGCCAGAATTGCGATCGTGTCTTTGAATGGAACATCATCAAGCTTCATCTTGCCAGCCTGCATGTCGGTAAAATCCAGAATTCCAGAAACCACCGCTACCACAATCAGCAGAATGAGCATGATGTTGGTAAACTGATCGAGCAAAATTTGCCACCAGTTGCGTCCACCCGATTCTTCTAGCTCGTTTGGACCATATTGTTGCAGCCGTTGAGCTACTTCTTGACTGGTTAAACCTCGTTGGGAATCACTTCCAAGAGACTCTAATGTCTGAGTTGCAGCAATCGATTGCCAGGCGACTGGAGCGATCGCGGACGGAGAGTGAGCAGTCATACAAAAATCTGGGTGAAAAATGCAATACCGCCAATGATACTAAATTATAGTGCCTCGCCAGCAAGCATCGATACTATTAAATTAGTGTTACATCCCTCAGGTATTTTTCTCTATGGTCGCAAACCCCTTTATTCCTAAAAAACTGGTGGGGCGTCAGGCAGAACTGTATCAAGTCAGTGCAGTTTTGGCAGCAGATGGCGATTTACTAATTGCAGGAGTTCCAGGGAGTGGGCGGCGCACGCTTGTGCAATCTGCGGCAGAGACAGTCGGAGCAAGAGTGATTCAAATTGACTGTTTGCGAGCAATCAACAGTCAGCGATTCCTGAATCTACTGGCAGAAGGAATTTTGTCTGTATTTAATTCAGATCCTGACTTGACAATCATTCAACGCTGGATCACGGATCAACCCCTCATGTTAGAAACGTCTGCTGATGGACGTTATCGGCTAACCTGGCAGGTAACTCCCATGGATACCTGGCCAGTGTTTAAAGCTCTTCTGGCATTGCCGCAAGCGATCGCAGAAGCATTAAATTGTCGAGTTGTAATTCTATTTCAAAACTTTCCTCATATTCGTTCCTGGGATCGATCAGAAAAGTGGGAAAGTTACTTGCGCCACGAGATTCAACAGCAAAGTCGGGTGAGTTATGCCTTGATTGCAACCGTGGCTGAAAGTTGGGTACAACAAAGCACAATGCAAGTGATATTACTCGGTCCCGTCAAGCGCGATGATTTAAAACCATGGGTGGCAGAGGTCACCTCAAACCATGGGCTGGAGTTCGATGTACCAGCCATGGAGTTGTTTCTAGATTACATTCAGGGCAACGTGGGAGATGCGATCGCACTACTGCGCCGCATATGGGTGGATGTCCAACTACACAGCCATTCCCTTTTACCAAATGCCAACTCCATCCAGGTTCGCCCTGCCCCACCAATATCTATCTCATCCAAACAAATTCACACCAGCGCCCTTGCTCTGGTCGAAGATTTATCTCTCACTTTCGAGTCACTGCTGCTACTATTACCTTCAAGCCAGGTACGCGTGTTAGAAAGCCTTGCGCTCGACCCCACCGATAGTCCCCACTCACGGGAGTATATTCAGAAACATCATCTGTCGCGAGGTGGCGGACTTCAGGGCGCACTCGCCAGCCTTCAGCAAAAAGGACTAGTCTATGGTCCTGAACACGGCTATCGCATCACGATGCCATTGTTGTCACTCTGGCTTAAGCAGCAGCTAGCCTGAAGGAACCACCTTTATGAGTAAACTCTAGTGATTTCTCACCTTCTGAACCTGCAAGATTTACAATCCAAATTCGGTAGCAAGTCCAAAACGCTACCTTAGGGATCGAGAGAGGATTTTAATCAAGATCATGCAGACATTAGAAAAACCGTTGGAGCGCCCCCTCAATAATCCACTGGTGATCGCTGGGCGCACCTTTCAGTCTCGGTTAATGACAGGAACTGGGAAGTATCGCAATTTCGATGAGATGCGACAGAGCATTGTAGCCAGTGGTTGTGAAATTGTGACGGTAGCAGTGCGCCGTGTGCAAACTAATGCTCCTGGTCATGAGGGCTTGGCAGAGGCATTAGATTGGAAAACGATTTGGATGTTGCCGAATACAGCGGGCTGTCAAACAGCAGAAGATGCGATTCGGGTTGCCCGGCTGGGACGTGAGATGGCAAAGCTCCTGGGGCAGGAAGATAACAATTTCGTCAAGCTTGAGGTGATTCCGGATTCTAAATATTTGCTACCTGACCCCATCGGCACGTTGCAAGCGGCAGAGCAACTTGTGAAAGAAGGATTTGCTGTATTGCCCTACATCAATGCTGACCCGCTCCTGGCAAAACGGCTGGAAGAGTGCGGTTGTGCAACTGTGATGCCGCTTGGCTCCCCAATTGGATCTGGGCAAGGACTGAAGAATGCAGCGAATATTCAAATCATTGTAGAAAATGCCAGGATTCCGGTAGTAGTCGATGCGGGGATTGGCGTACCGAGCGAAGCGGCGCAGGCAATGGAACTGGGTGCAGACGCCTTGTTGATTAATACGGCGATCGCCCAGGCTCAGAACCCACCTGCAATGGCATACGCTATGAAGCTTGCAACCGAAGCCGGAAGACTGGCTTACCAAGCAGGGCGCATTCCTGTAAAAGCATTTGCCAGCGCTAGTTCTCCACTGACCGGAACAGTAGGGAGTTAGAAAGCGGAAAACAGAAGGCAGGAGTTAGGAGTCAGAAACCGGAAGTTAGAAACCAGGAGTCAGGAGAAAAAAGCTTTCTTTTGACTCCTTCTTTTCTTGGCTAACGAAAGATTAAGAAATTTACGAAACTTAGTGGCAATTTACGTCTGTTCCAGTTACGGTTAATAAAAATTGAGGATAGTACATGAGATATACAGTAGAAGATGGCGGACGCTTAAATAACTTTGCAGTTGAACCAAAGATGTATAAAGCCGAGCCACCCACCCAATCCCAAAAGCGTAACTATATTATCCTGGGATCGATTGGTGCTGTACTAGTTGGCTTGCTGGTGTTTGTCGCGGCGTCCGTCTCTTAGCAACGATTGTGTGGCTGTTGTGTGTTCTCATCTGAGAAAGCATTTTGAGACTTGTAAGCTCGTTGGGTGTTGAAAAGTTCAACACCTTTTTTTGCAAGGTTCATGGAGAATGGG is a window of Leptolyngbyaceae cyanobacterium JSC-12 DNA encoding:
- a CDS encoding phenazine biosynthesis protein PhzF family (IMG reference gene:2510094089~PFAM: Phenazine biosynthesis-like protein~TIGRFAM: phenazine biosynthesis protein PhzF family); its protein translation is MTNLSFYIVDVFAETKYAGNQLAVFTNAGTLSSDQMQAIAKEVNFSETTFILSPEQRQGGYDVRIFTPAKELPFAGHPTLGTAFVLQQAVIQQPIEQVNLNLPVGQIPVTIAVQNAEPDVLWMKTNPPTFGKTVTAEAIAPVLTLLPEDIDLRFPIQEVSTGLPFLMVPLKSLDALQRIHINTERLMMLVEALQAKQVFVFCPETRHPVNQFSARMFAPLLGIPEDPATGSANSCFAGYLVEHNVLGSEAIAARVEQGYEIDRPSLLRLKAEKKNGKIAVAVGGTVVMVAKGEFV
- a CDS encoding P-type ATPase, translocating (IMG reference gene:2510094090~PFAM: E1-E2 ATPase; Cation transporting ATPase, C-terminus; haloacid dehalogenase-like hydrolase; Cation transporter/ATPase, N-terminus~TIGRFAM: plasma-membrane calcium-translocating P-type ATPase; ATPase, P-type (transporting), HAD superfamily, subfamily IC; potassium and/or sodium efflux P-type ATPase, fungal-type), with product MTAHSPSAIAPVAWQSIAATQTLESLGSDSQRGLTSQEVAQRLQQYGPNELEESGGRNWWQILLDQFTNIMLILLIVVAVVSGILDFTDMQAGKMKLDDVPFKDTIAILAIVILNGMLGYFQESKAEKDLAALKRMATSRVRVIRDGRPIEVDSKELVPGDIMLIEAGVQVPADARILEEANLQVREAALTGEALAVNKDANIELPEDTPLGNRLNLLYQGTDVVQGRATAIVTNTGMRTELGRIATMLQSVEAEPTPLQQRMDQLSKALVTGAMILVALVVFGGIAYLGWSAWKDLLEVSLSMAVAIVPEGLPAVITVTLALGTQRMVRRNALIRKLPAVETLGSVTTICSDKTGTLTQNKMVVKLLNTNSLSLRVSGEGYDPVGKFYLLSEENNRTDSALPLAPEDHPELLTLLTACTVCNDAVLQQQNGEWTILGDPTEGALLSLAGKAGFERDQWMSKLPRVSEIPFSSERKRMSVILEALDPSKVVSNGAARYMMFTKGSPELILERCTQIQVDMEIKPITDEQRCQVLEQNNQMAARGLRVLGFAFRPLNEAPTEDLEGKTEQALVWLGLVGMLDAPRPEVRDAVARCRSAGIRPVMITGDHQLTARAVAEDLGIAQVGDRVLTGRDLEKMGKLDLESVVEDVSVYARVAPEHKLHIVQALQSRKHIAAMTGDGVNDAPALKQADIGIAMGITGTDVSKDASDMVLLDDNFATIVAAIEEGRVVYNNIRRFIKYILGSNIGELITIGCAPLLGLGGVPLTPLQILWMNLVTDGLPALALAVEPADPNVMKRPPHDPQESIFARGLGLYMVRIGIILAILAIGLMVWAYGYTEQVQNAVLSRDRWKTMVFTTLCLAQMGHAMAIRSSTRLTIEMNPLSNPYVLASVILTTILQLMLVYVPPLRNFFGTHFLSMTDLGVCLGLSLLMFVWIELEKLVFRWYALWKR
- a CDS encoding hypothetical protein (IMG reference gene:2510094091), whose amino-acid sequence is MVANPFIPKKLVGRQAELYQVSAVLAADGDLLIAGVPGSGRRTLVQSAAETVGARVIQIDCLRAINSQRFLNLLAEGILSVFNSDPDLTIIQRWITDQPLMLETSADGRYRLTWQVTPMDTWPVFKALLALPQAIAEALNCRVVILFQNFPHIRSWDRSEKWESYLRHEIQQQSRVSYALIATVAESWVQQSTMQVILLGPVKRDDLKPWVAEVTSNHGLEFDVPAMELFLDYIQGNVGDAIALLRRIWVDVQLHSHSLLPNANSIQVRPAPPISISSKQIHTSALALVEDLSLTFESLLLLLPSSQVRVLESLALDPTDSPHSREYIQKHHLSRGGGLQGALASLQQKGLVYGPEHGYRITMPLLSLWLKQQLA
- a CDS encoding putative enzyme of thiazole biosynthesis (IMG reference gene:2510094092~PFAM: Thiazole biosynthesis protein ThiG), which gives rise to MQTLEKPLERPLNNPLVIAGRTFQSRLMTGTGKYRNFDEMRQSIVASGCEIVTVAVRRVQTNAPGHEGLAEALDWKTIWMLPNTAGCQTAEDAIRVARLGREMAKLLGQEDNNFVKLEVIPDSKYLLPDPIGTLQAAEQLVKEGFAVLPYINADPLLAKRLEECGCATVMPLGSPIGSGQGLKNAANIQIIVENARIPVVVDAGIGVPSEAAQAMELGADALLINTAIAQAQNPPAMAYAMKLATEAGRLAYQAGRIPVKAFASASSPLTGTVGS
- a CDS encoding hypothetical protein (IMG reference gene:2510094093) — its product is MRYTVEDGGRLNNFAVEPKMYKAEPPTQSQKRNYIILGSIGAVLVGLLVFVAASVS